One window of Doryrhamphus excisus isolate RoL2022-K1 chromosome 13, RoL_Dexc_1.0, whole genome shotgun sequence genomic DNA carries:
- the LOC131140316 gene encoding zinc finger protein DPF3-like, giving the protein MAAVIQNPLKALGDQFYKEAIEQCRSYNARLCAERSVRLPFLDSQTGVAQNNCYIWMERHHRSPGVASGQMYTYPARCWRKKRRLHTTTDPSLGIFGLQLDNGLMSKDALPTQGTTLEALLRGEGLDKRNSRNDEESLLEIQRVLEADAAEDAFNDDDDFEVDTPKRRHRGKGRGRGSGRRRADLDDDKPYVCDNRYKQRNNNKSSASVYAKRYRSRPGLSYHYTHPHLAEEDRVGERSSVASRSPAVQPTDRHKRPKAPVGTRIPNSYCEKCHNSNKKSGSPCTTCQCTAAGGEDKEDGNQGGAEELFATTSESDASTFHGFEDDDIEEPTANGNGLSSRHR; this is encoded by the exons ATGGCGGCTGTCATTCAGAATCCACTAAAAGC gttgGGCGACCAGTTCTATAAGGAGGCCATCGAGCAGTGCCGCAGCTACAATGCCCGCCTGTGCGCTGAACGCAGTGTGCGTTTGCCGTTCCTGGACTCTCAGACCGGCGTGGCACAGAACAACTGCTACATCTGGATGGAACGCCATCATCGCAGCCCAG GGGTGGCGTCCGGGCAGATGTACACGTATCCGGCCCGTTGCTGGAGAAAGAAGAGACGACTCCACACCACCACTGATCCCAGTCTGGGTATCTTCGGTCTCCAGCTTG ACAACGGCCTCATGTCCAAAGACGCGTTGCCCACCCAGGGCACAACACTGGAAGCTCTGCTACGAGGCGAAGGTCTAGACAAGAGGAACTCTAGGAACGATGAGGAGAGTTTGTTGGAGATCCAG AGGGTTCTGGAAGCCGATGCAGCAGAAGATGCTTTCAACGATGATGACGACTTTGAGGTGGACACTCCCAAAAGGAGACACCGGGGCAAAGGAAGA GGTCGGGGTTCAGGCCGCAGGAGGGCAGATCTAGATGATGATAAGCCATACGTCTGTGACA ACAGATACAAACAAAGGAATAACAACAAGTCTTCAGCCTCGG TCTACGCAAAGCGTTACAGAAGCCGTCCCGGTCTGAGTTACCACTATACTCACCCCCACCTAGCAGAGGAAGACCGAGTCGGGGAGAGGAGTTCCGTAGCGTCCAGGTCTCCCGCTGTGCAGCCTACCGACCGCCACAAAC GCCCAAAGGCTCCAGTTGGGACCAGGATTCCTAATAGCTACTGTGAGAAATGTCATAACTCCAATAAGAAATCCGGGTCTCCCTGCACAACCTGCCAATGCACAG CTGCTGGCGGAGAGGACAAGGAGGACGGGAATCAGGGAGGCGCAGAGGAGCTTTTTGCCACCACCTCCGAGAGCGACGCCTCCACCTTTCACGGCTTTGAGGACGACGACATAGAAGAGCCTACCGCAAACGGCAATGGATTATCCAGCCGACACAGATAA